One Vanrija pseudolonga chromosome 5, complete sequence genomic window, GGATCGTTGTTCCCTTtgttctgctgctgcttcttcCATCATCTCTCTCCCTCGCCGTTCGTCTACCAGAACGAGCACCATCCCACAAACGCGACGCAGAGGTTCTCGACGTTGAtggcctgcgcgacgagctcctcgacctgctcctTGATGCCGAGCGTGACGTTGGGCTTGAAGTCACGACCCGTGAGCTTCCTCCTCACACGCTCAATGACTTGAAGCGCCTTGTCGTTCATGACTTCTGGGCGGTCGGCCTCTGCTTTGCGTCAGCCTGCATTCTCGACTTCAGATCAAACACCACCCACCGTTCAGAATATCGCGCTCATCACCGCGACCAGTGCCGCGGCCGGGGTACTgacgctcgtcgacgtcctgcGTTGCCCGGTTTCCACCAGGCTGGGCGCCCGCAGTGAGACGCCAGTTGATTAATGGGTCGTACACGAAtgcctcgagcacggccaTGAGCGACTCCTTGTTGTCGCGCATCACCTCCATTGACACCTCGCAACTGCGCGAGAATGTACCCGTGATTCCGCACACCTCCATCGCATGGATGAGCATGCGGGTGAGACGGAACGGCACCTTTTCTGGGTACTTGTCACGCTGCATGGCGACTTCGAAGCAGTCACCCTGGGGCGGTCAGCATGGCAACACGCTCCAATGTACTCACGAAATCAATGTGAATAACGTCGCCACTGATCGAGTCCAGCATGAGGTTTGAAGGGTGACGAtccccgaggccgaggataTAGCCGATCATTGATGTGAGCGCCAGACTGCGAGTGTAGGCCGTTCGTCTCTCCAGCCACGCCTCCGAGTTACGACTGCCGAGCCAGAGAATGCGGTACAGATCCTGTCCGGTCGTGTTGTCGAGAGCGTACTGGAACACCTCCACCTTGTGCATCAGCGGAAGGCTGTCGTAGTTGTCGTCGGCCATCTGGTTCATGAGCCTGTTCTCAATGTCAAGGAGTATCTTCCTTGATTCACGGTACGCCTTGATGAGCGTGTGTAGCGTGTCACTGTGTGGGATCCAGCCGAGTAGACCGGCACTCGGCGACAATGGGGTGATCGAGAACCGGTGGATGAAGAGATGGCGCTTGGCACTCTCCTGGTCGGCACTGAGCAGAGTGTTGACCAGGCCAAACAGCTGCATGACACGCTCGTCCTGTCGCAGATCCTCATGACCCTTGAGCAGGAAAGTGTATTCCTTGCCGTCGCGTCCCAGCATTGTGAAGCGTCGTGGTCTCTGCTTCGAAGTGATGACGTTGAACGTGGGGCGAACAGAGCCGATACCGATGACGGGCTTGCCACTCTGGTACGTTCCAGGAACAGCCAGTTCGAGGTCACGAACGGCCATGAGCTTGGGTGACACGTACTGCAGCTCAATAACGTTGAGGAGCTTGATCTGGCGTGTGAGGCGCTGGAAGGTCGAGTAGTAAATGTCCCAGGCTTGGTTGAGCTCGTTTGTGTCACCCGTGGAACGGTATCGTCTGCAAAAGTCTCTGGCCATCTTGAGTTCGTGGCCAAAGCTCTGGACGAAAGAGGTCTCTCGCAATGTCTCTGGTCCACGCTCAATCATGTCGTGCAGAggctcgagcacctcgaaCATCGCCTGCTCGTTGTGCTCAGCGAAGTAGTGCTTGGAGGCATCCTCGAGTCCCTCGTGCCACTGCTCGTGCCAGAGAATGGCAGCACGGATAAGCTCGGTGgagacgagctcggcctggtcgaCAATCGTAGCCGAGTGCTCGCGCATCTTGGCGGTGATGCTCTGAGCCACTGATCTTCGGCTGTGAACGTTCGACTTGCTGGCCACTGTGAGCGGGTAGATGAGAGCCTGAGGGTGCGCCCGGCCGATATCGTGAAGCAGGCGGACAATCAGTTGCTGGATCGCCACGCGCGGCGTCTGGATACGAGCGATGATCTGCGGGATAACCTCGAGCCACACATCGACGTTGACCGTTGTCATGCCTTGTGAAATGGCCTGGCTGACACCGTGTTGGTAGCCGTACGTGAACCACAATGTGAGCAGACGAAGTGTGTCTTGCAGTGAGTTGCCCGGCGACAGAGCAATCGATCGCAAGAAACCCTCGACGGCTGGGATGATATACGTTGTGAAGTGCGCCGATGATAGACCCTGTTGCGAGACTTCGAGCTGCGTGATGACTTCGAAGTTTGCCAAAGCCCAAGTGTGCCATGCCTGGTACCAGGTAGGGTCCAGCTCCGTAGCCAGCGAGTAGTCATTGAGGACCGTGGAAGGGTCCGACTGGGCGCGTTAATTTGGTCTTCGTCCGGTACACGCAAGCACTCACAGTGAAGCTCTGCTCTCCCATAGCAGCTTGCCAGCTACCCAGCTCGACGTGGCAACGAGCGAGAAGCTTGGTGTACTCGCCAAACATCTTGGCATCCGGCAGGATGAGGCGGCCCTCCTCGTTCCTTGCACCGAGACCCATGTCGTCGGACAGAGCGGCAGTGAAGTCGCGAAGGTAAGCAAGAGTCTCGTagcggtcgtcgcgcgagtTCTTCTGCACCGCCTGAGCCCACTTGAGGCGGTAGTACGCAAAGACAatcggcggcggggctcgTGATCTGCTCTCGGCATCTAAGTTGCTGCACGAACTGCCAACCAGAGAAGTAAGGGTCTTCTCTGCCAGGTTGAGTCTGTCCGAGGTGCGACAGAGGTCGGCGAAGTGGATCCACGTGTCCATGTCCTCGCTGGGAGTGAGGACAAGCGAGCGGAGCTGGAGGATACGCTGCCAGACTTCGAcgtcgcgacgacagccCTCGAGACTGGACCAATCAGCATTGTGTCTCAACGTCTCAACTCACCGCTTCTGCCACGTCTTGCGTTGCGTGGCCTGTCTCTCGGGTTGGTCCGCATGATCCTTGTAGGCAATGATTTCTTCCAGCTCCGACAGCATTTGCACGCGCACCACGACACTTTCCGTCAGTTCTTGCTCTTGGGCAGCAGACTCACTCATAGGCACGACCGTAACTCTCGCCGGTGAGCGACGTGAGCTCGCCGTCCAGGCGCTCACGCGCCTTGGTGATGTGGCGAAGAGCCGAGCTGAACTGATTGCGGTGGACTGCGAGGATGGCCTTGAAGAAGTTGCGGTCGGCCGAGTCGTTCTTCATGGCCGAGATGTAGTCGTCCATCAGATCCCACTGGTACAAGGCCCAGCTGGCTGCAGCCGCAAGGGGTGCGATCAGCTTCTTCTCGTCCTGGGCTGCGTTGGGCCAACGGATCTGAACAAACTCTGCGAGCTCTTCCCACTCTCCGAGCGCGTGCAGAGCCTGGAGCTTGCCCATGGCGATGGTAGCCTCATCCGTCGTGCTGTCGGggtccgcggcgcgctcgttcCAGACGACGAGAGCCTCTTCCCAGCGACCAAGCTTCTCGTACCAGAGGACGTCGTGTGTCATGTGCAGGTTGTTCTGCGCGTACTCGAGTGTGCCCCATGCGGCATCACTCTGCTGCAGCTTTTGATTGACGCTGAtgaggtcctcgacgaccgcggTCGAGGCATCAACAAAGAACTCCTGCTCCTTGTAGTGCAGAGCCTTCGCATAGGCGTGGAAAGCTGTGGCGTAGTCACCGAGCAGGCGAGGCTCAATAGCCAGCTGCTTTTCGTCGTGCTCCATGAACTCGGCGAGGTTCAAGATGGCATTGACGACGTCCGATGGCACCGTCGTGTTGGTAAGGGCCTGCTCAATATTGTGGACCAGGTCCTCTTGGTAGCTTTCGTACAGCTCAGTCCAGCACGAAACGAACGCCACGTTGAACAGCTCGCGAGCGAATGGGAGGTGTTGGTCTGCAAGCTTGGTGCAGGCACGGATTGCTTGTGATGGTGACTCGCGCATGAGCTCGACACCGAGCTTCTTGAGCCATTCGAGCCATTCCTTTCGGGTGGTGACATTGGAGCAATCCCAAGCCGCCttgagctgctgctggttgaCAGGGAGCTTGTGCTGCTCGGCCGACACTGCGACATCCGTTGAGGCGTCCGCGGCGTACTGTTCGACAGGGCCGAGGTCAGGAGGGAGGCGCTCGCGGTTCAACAACTTGGTGACCATCTGGTCGTACGCCGGCCACACAATCTTGTTCTCCAACAGAGCCTGAAGTGATCAGTACCACGGACAATCACCAACTAAAATCCATCTCACCTTGTTAACCATCGGGATGAAAATGGAGTAGTCGGGTCCGAACTGGAGGACAAGGACGCAAAGCGTCTCCATCGCGGCGTTGCGGAGCTCAACATCAGGAGTGCTGAGAGTGCGCACGAGCGGGTGGATGATCTGAGACGCATGGTCACTGAAGTTGACCTTGCGGCAGAGCTGGGAGGTCGTCATGAGTGCGGCCTTGCGAAGCTCGGGAGGGGCCGCCGGGTTCTCGAAGCTGCGGACGATGACCGGAAGCACAAGGTGGAGGTAGTCCTCAATACTCGAGCCAAAGACATAGAATGCCTTGAGAATGTGAAGGAGAGTCTCGAGGCGCTGTGCCGAGATGTGGCGCGCTGCAAGGTCGCCATCAAATGAGCGGAGGATCTGCTGGAGTAACTGCGGGAGATATGCCTTGAACTCTCCTTCCACGGCACGCGCGATAGCCTCGACCAGCGAGATGATTGTAATCTGTAAGGTCGAGTTAGGGTTCCAAAAGTCGTGCACGAGAGCGAACACCTCATTCAGGTAGTTGCGGATGTGCTGCTTGACAATGGTGATCAACTGAGCAAGCTGCTTGAGGAAGACGTCTTGCGAGTCACGGCTACCCAGGCGGATGACACCGAGGAATGCGGGAAGAATTTGAGGCAGGAAGCTGACACATCGGAGACGCTGAGTCCTAAAGATGAGCATGACCGAGTTGATAGCGTCGTAGTGGTGCTCCTTCATGTTGGCATCGTTGAGCACGTTGACGAGCGAGTTGATGACGACCGTCTGGTAGTAGTCGTCGTTTGATGGCCCCTGGGTGTTCATCAACAGCGTGATGTCTGTGACACGAGGACCAGAGGTCTCTGCGTTCGGGTCGTCACCGGCGCCATGTAAGAGCCTGTGCTTGAAAGGATCCAAGGCACCGAGCATGCCCATCGTCCTGATGGTTTCCAGACGGATGGCCTGCGAAGTCTCCGTTCTGAGGAAACGGAAGAGAATGCCCAGAAGCTGAGGGTGCTCAATGTAGGGCGCAATCACTTCACCAGTGTTGGACACAACCTGGCCAAGGGTCTTCAAGGCCGCGTCACGCTTTGACGCTGAAGCCGGGTCGTTGAGCATTTCAAGAACGAGATCCAAAATGGTCTTGACGTTGGGGACGAGTTCTTCACCGGCCACCTTGGCGAGTTCACCAATGCAGGTGACACAAGACGCGGCAACAGCAGCTGGTGTGCTAGGCGAACGAGCAATGCGCAGCACGACAGACAGGATCGTCGACGCATACGACTTGACGAGCCCAGCCGAGGCGCCGATCAGGAGGCACAAGAGCTTGGCGCTCTCCTCCTTCTGCTTGTTGTTGGTCGAGTACTCCAGCTCGGTAATGAGGTTGATGAGCGACTTGCGCAACGACGGCATAACGTATGCTGGGTTGTAGTGGGCAAGGCGACCAATAATCCCGATCGCAAGCTCCCGGATCTTGAACTCCTCGTCATTGAGAGCAACGAACAGACAGCGAATGTCTTCGGCCTGCGAGAGGTGACGATCAAACTTCTCGTCGAGGTTTTCGAGAACTGCCTGCCTGATAGAAGGATCTGGGGCGTCAGACCTGGAATCATTGGCAATACTCACTTTGGTCGGTGATGCCAACTGTGAGCAGCTTCTCCAAGACATCGTTGACAATCTCGATTGAGTGGCTGCTTGTCTGGTGGCAGATAGGATCGTTGACAAACAGCTGCGTGGAGGCCAGTACCGCCTCCTTTcgcacctcggcgctgtcgtGCTCAAGGTAAGGCAGAGCAGCCTCACGGACAAACTCATTAAGCGTGTGACCTGGAGGGTTAGCGAGTGGTAGAccatcgtcgacgcgcaAACATACCGCTGAAGTCAAAGTTGCCCAAAATCTTCAGAGCGAGCACAATCGTCTCTGGGGCCTGGCCGCCTCCCGAAGCCTGGAGCACACTGTCACGGGTGATCTCAACCGTCTTGCCGCGAGGGGCAGGGGCACCAAGAGGGCGGAAGGAATGACCGGTCAGGATCATTGACAGAGTCTCAAGAAGGCGATCTAGCTCATTAGCAGGAGTCGCGGCTTCGACACAAACCTTGGATTGTGCGAAGCAGAGGAGGAATGTGGCCCGAGATTACTTCCAACGCGTGGTAGAGCGCGTCCGAAAGACCCCAAGGGAACATGAGGTCGAGAATTTCGTGCATTTGTCTCGTGAGCATTGGACCGACGGCTGTCGTGAGCATCGCAAGACTCTGGAAGATGGGAGCCTCGAACGGCGCattcttcttgcccttctggCGAAGGTGCTCCTTGATAATCTTGACAATGTCATCGATAAAGGGGCGCATCTTGGACGCAAGTTGCACGGACATGTGGCCGAGCGCAATGTAGGCTACCATTGTCAGATCGGTGACTGACAGTACGTCTCGGACAGAGTCACTCACCAATGTCACGGTCTGTGGGCCTCTGCAGAGCCTGCAGAAGGTAGGACATGCTGCGGTGGAGGTAGTGAACCTCAAAGTCCTCGCTGTCGTACGTTGCCATGCTTGGGATCAAGCCGATGACGGCCTTCCTGATCACAGTCTCCTTGCTGTCGCGGTACTTCAGAGTGATGTCGCAGATGTTGTGGAAGAACTCTCCCATAGACTGCACTGTTAGCGATAAGCTCGACTGGGCACACCCACGAGCTGCTGATTCTGGAGCATGGCGCCAAAGGCAAGTAGAGAGCCGAGGATCGAGTCCACGGAAGCCGCCTTCAAGAGGCCACTCTTCGCCTCCTCAAAGATCTTGCGGTACACTTCGTTGCCTGATTTGGTTTCACGCGTCTTGATAATGTCAAGACACGCTGAGAGTAGCATAGATGCCCTCTCTCTAACCATAGTCTGGGGAGGTCAGAACAGTTACCACTTTAAGTTACTCACTCTACTGTCCCGCAAAGGAACCCAGATCttgtcgaggacgcgagGAACGA contains:
- the tor2 gene encoding Serine/threonine-protein kinase tor2, which produces MASQSDVLDSIFARLGSKADDVRVQAAQDLKAYIDASSLESPGDDSRKNMWKDVFPKTFDLSRSNYSHERLGAILAIDSMLEATNNDTPDRALQNNIRLYGYLRPLLNYPDSAVMVSAARVVGNMVRIAGINLGESFFTKEVNQALQMIDDTRQEVSRFSAVLLLHQFADNSPGLFMPFVPRVLDKIWVPLRDSRTMVRERASMLLSACLDIIKTRETKSGNEVYRKIFEEAKSGLLKAASVDSILGSLLAFGAMLQNQQLSMGEFFHNICDITLKYRDSKETVIRKAVIGLIPSMATYDSEDFEVHYLHRSMSYLLQALQRPTDRDIAYIALGHMSVQLASKMRPFIDDIVKIIKEHLRQKGKKNAPFEAPIFQSLAMLTTAVGPMLTRQMHEILDLMFPWGLSDALYHALEVISGHIPPLLRTIQDRLLETLSMILTGHSFRPLGAPAPRGKTVEITRDSVLQASGGGQAPETIVLALKILGNFDFSGHTLNEFVREAALPYLEHDSAEVRKEAVLASTQLFVNDPICHQTSSHSIEIVNDVLEKLLTVGITDQNPSIRQAVLENLDEKFDRHLSQAEDIRCLFVALNDEEFKIRELAIGIIGRLAHYNPAYVMPSLRKSLINLITELEYSTNNKQKEESAKLLCLLIGASAGLVKSYASTILSVVLRIARSPSTPAAVAASCVTCIGELAKVAGEELVPNVKTILDLVLEMLNDPASASKRDAALKTLGQVVSNTGEVIAPYIEHPQLLGILFRFLRTETSQAIRLETIRTMGMLGALDPFKHRLLHGAGDDPNAETSGPRVTDITLLMNTQGPSNDDYYQTVVINSLVNVLNDANMKEHHYDAINSVMLIFRTQRLRCVSFLPQILPAFLGVIRLGSRDSQDVFLKQLAQLITIVKQHIRNYLNEVFALVHDFWNPNSTLQITIISLVEAIARAVEGEFKAYLPQLLQQILRSFDGDLAARHISAQRLETLLHILKAFYVFGSSIEDYLHLVLPVIVRSFENPAAPPELRKAALMTTSQLCRKVNFSDHASQIIHPLVRTLSTPDVELRNAAMETLCVLVLQFGPDYSIFIPMVNKALLENKIVWPAYDQMVTKLLNRERLPPDLGPVEQYAADASTDVAVSAEQHKLPVNQQQLKAAWDCSNVTTRKEWLEWLKKLGVELMRESPSQAIRACTKLADQHLPFARELFNVAFVSCWTELYESYQEDLVHNIEQALTNTTVPSDVVNAILNLAEFMEHDEKQLAIEPRLLGDYATAFHAYAKALHYKEQEFFVDASTAVVEDLISVNQKLQQSDAAWGTLEYAQNNLHMTHDVLWYEKLGRWEEALVVWNERAADPDSTTDEATIAMGKLQALHALGEWEELAEFVQIRWPNAAQDEKKLIAPLAAAASWALYQWDLMDDYISAMKNDSADRNFFKAILAVHRNQFSSALRHITKARERLDGELTSLTGESYGRAYDVVVRVQMLSELEEIIAYKDHADQPERQATQRKTWQKRLEGCRRDVEVWQRILQLRSLVLTPSEDMDTWIHFADLCRTSDRLNLAEKTLTSLVGSSCSNLDAESRSRAPPPIVFAYYRLKWAQAVQKNSRDDRYETLAYLRDFTAALSDDMGLGARNEEGRLILPDAKMFGEYTKLLARCHVELGSWQAAMGEQSFTSDPSTVLNDYSLATELDPTWYQAWHTWALANFEVITQLEVSQQGLSSAHFTTYIIPAVEGFLRSIALSPGNSLQDTLRLLTLWFTYGYQHGVSQAISQGMTTVNVDVWLEVIPQIIARIQTPRVAIQQLIVRLLHDIGRAHPQALIYPLTVASKSNVHSRRSVAQSITAKMREHSATIVDQAELVSTELIRAAILWHEQWHEGLEDASKHYFAEHNEQAMFEVLEPLHDMIERGPETLRETSFVQSFGHELKMARDFCRRYRSTGDTNELNQAWDIYYSTFQRLTRQIKLLNVIELQYVSPKLMAVRDLELAVPGTYQSGKPVIGIGSVRPTFNVITSKQRPRRFTMLGRDGKEYTFLLKGHEDLRQDERVMQLFGLVNTLLSADQESAKRHLFIHRFSITPLSPSAGLLGWIPHSDTLHTLIKAYRESRKILLDIENRLMNQMADDNYDSLPLMHKVEVFQYALDNTTGQDLYRILWLGSRNSEAWLERRTAYTRSLALTSMIGYILGLGDRHPSNLMLDSISGDVIHIDFGDCFEVAMQRDKYPEKVPFRLTRMLIHAMEVCGITGTFSRSCEVSMEVMRDNKESLMAVLEAFVYDPLINWRLTAGAQPGGNRATQDVDERQYPGRGTGRGDERDILNEADRPEVMNDKALQVIERVRRKLTGRDFKPNVTLGIKEQVEELVAQAINVENLCVAFVGWCSFW